A stretch of Arthrobacter sunyaminii DNA encodes these proteins:
- a CDS encoding CoA-binding protein: MSAEAAAPRTWEGPSAPERLALLRRAKSIAIVGASDKPSRASYFVATYLLSSSPYTVYFVNPVAKEILGQPVYASLADLPEVPDIVDVFRRHDDLPSVLQESIAVGAKTLWLQLGSWHEEVARDAEAAGLDVVMDRCVKIEHARFHGGLNLAGFNTGVISSKRQLTA; encoded by the coding sequence ATGTCCGCTGAAGCCGCCGCACCGCGCACCTGGGAGGGCCCGAGCGCCCCGGAACGGCTGGCGCTGCTGCGCCGGGCCAAGTCCATCGCAATTGTGGGCGCCTCGGACAAACCCTCACGGGCGTCCTATTTTGTGGCAACCTACCTGTTGTCCTCCTCGCCGTACACGGTCTATTTCGTGAACCCTGTCGCCAAGGAGATTCTGGGGCAGCCGGTCTACGCGTCGCTGGCTGACCTGCCGGAGGTGCCCGACATTGTGGATGTGTTCCGCCGCCATGATGACCTGCCCTCCGTGCTGCAGGAGAGCATCGCCGTCGGTGCGAAAACGCTCTGGCTGCAGCTAGGCTCCTGGCACGAGGAGGTGGCCCGAGATGCGGAAGCTGCCGGGCTGGATGTAGTGATGGACCGCTGCGTGAAGATTGAACACGCCCGCTTCCACGGCGGTTTGAACCTGGCGGGTTTCAATACCGGGGTCATTTCCTCCAAGCGGCAGCTGACCGCTTAG
- a CDS encoding O-acetylhomoserine aminocarboxypropyltransferase/cysteine synthase family protein, giving the protein MSDRQFGFRTRALHAGGTPDATHGARAVPIYQSTSFVFKDTDDAANLFSLQKYGNIYSRIGNPTVAAFEERIASLEGGIGAVATASGMSAEFVTFAALCGAGDHIVAAAQLYGGTVTQLDVTLRRFGIDTTFVAGTDPADYAAAIRENTKAVYAEVVANPSGEVTDIAGLAQVAHDAGVPLILDATLSTPYLVRPFEHGADIVIHSATKFLGGHGTTLGGVVVESGKFNWGNGKFPAMTEPVASYGNISWWGNFGEYGFLTKLRSEQLRDIGPSLSAQSAFQLLQGVETLPQRLDEHLRNASAVAQWLETDPRVSWVSYAGLPSHPHYDRARKYLPKGPGSVFSFGVRGGREAGKAFIEALQLASHLANVGDSRTLVIHPGSTTHGQLSPEQLAAAGVAEDLVRISVGLEDLEDILWDLDQALAVAASAPQAGSEPGVPAAAALSGTAPQARTFDLEESAHVR; this is encoded by the coding sequence ATGAGTGATCGCCAGTTTGGCTTCCGTACCCGTGCCCTGCACGCCGGCGGCACCCCCGACGCCACGCACGGTGCCCGTGCCGTGCCCATCTACCAGAGCACGTCCTTTGTCTTCAAGGACACCGACGATGCCGCGAACCTGTTCTCGCTGCAGAAGTACGGCAACATCTACTCGCGGATCGGCAACCCCACGGTCGCGGCCTTCGAGGAGCGCATCGCCTCCCTGGAGGGCGGCATCGGAGCGGTGGCGACGGCGTCGGGCATGTCCGCGGAATTCGTCACCTTCGCCGCCTTGTGCGGAGCCGGTGACCACATCGTGGCCGCGGCCCAGCTGTACGGCGGCACCGTCACCCAGCTGGACGTGACCCTGCGCCGGTTCGGGATCGACACCACCTTCGTGGCCGGCACGGACCCGGCCGACTATGCTGCGGCCATTCGGGAGAACACCAAGGCCGTCTACGCCGAGGTGGTTGCCAACCCCAGCGGCGAGGTCACCGACATTGCCGGGCTGGCTCAGGTGGCGCACGACGCCGGTGTGCCGCTGATCCTGGACGCCACCTTGAGCACGCCGTATCTGGTGCGGCCGTTTGAGCACGGCGCGGACATTGTGATCCACTCCGCCACCAAGTTCCTCGGCGGGCACGGCACCACCCTGGGCGGCGTCGTCGTCGAATCCGGAAAGTTCAACTGGGGCAATGGAAAGTTCCCCGCCATGACCGAGCCCGTGGCAAGCTACGGCAACATTTCGTGGTGGGGAAACTTCGGCGAGTACGGGTTCCTGACGAAGCTGCGCTCGGAGCAGCTGCGGGACATCGGCCCCTCGCTCAGCGCCCAGTCGGCGTTCCAGCTGCTGCAGGGCGTGGAAACCCTGCCGCAGCGACTGGACGAGCATCTGCGCAACGCCTCCGCAGTGGCGCAGTGGCTGGAAACCGATCCGCGCGTGTCCTGGGTCAGCTATGCCGGACTGCCGTCCCATCCGCACTACGATCGGGCCCGGAAGTACCTGCCCAAGGGACCGGGATCGGTCTTCAGCTTCGGTGTCCGCGGGGGCCGGGAGGCCGGCAAGGCGTTCATCGAGGCCCTGCAGCTGGCGTCGCATCTGGCGAACGTGGGTGACTCGCGCACCCTGGTGATCCACCCGGGCTCCACCACGCACGGCCAGCTCTCCCCCGAACAGCTTGCCGCCGCCGGAGTCGCGGAGGATCTGGTGCGGATTTCGGTTGGCCTGGAGGACCTTGAGGACATCCTCTGGGATCTGGACCAGGCTCTGGCCGTTGCCGCGTCTGCACCGCAGGCCGGATCCGAACCAGGCGTTCCCGCCGCCGCCGCACTGTCCGGCACCGCCCCGCAGGCCCGCACCTTTGATCTTGAGGAGTCCGCCCATGTCCGCTGA
- the acs gene encoding acetate--CoA ligase, whose translation MGLSTTLQETLEEALQDVKSSAADPTTETERIAFWEAAARRLQWEQPWHTAHTFTPPQRLSGPEIPEPEAEYSIPAIEWFAGGTLNVAVNCVDRHVAAGRGDKVALHFEGEPGDRRTVTYADLQREVSRAANALLNLGIGKGDRVVIYLPVIVETIVITLACARIGAVHSLVFGGFSAEALKFRVEDAGAKLLVTTDGQFRRGAAVPVKDNADAAVSGANAVEHVLVVRRTGCDIAWTEGRDLWWHETVDTASNIHEPEAFDAETPLFIMYTSGTTGRPKGLVHTMGGYLTQASWSYEFLFANPDERAREADVHWCTADLAWVTAHTYEIYGPLSNGVTQVIFEGTPNTPHPGRHFEIIERYKVTSYYTAPTLVRSLMGWFPDGVPDTWDLSSIRLLGTVGEAVNPEAWRWMRGQLGRGEVPVIDTWWQSETGATILSPRPTDTGFKPGCASRALPGVSTRIVDDAGNPVPPHTQGFIVVDKTGPAMARTVWGDPQRYLASYWRQYARQGWFLAGDGAKYDDDGDTWILGRTDDVLNVSGHRLSTIEIESALVSHPWVTEAGVCPVADPKTGHAIAAFVVLSSAAPAAGTEAGTKAGTKAGTKPDSDFTQRVTAELRAHVARQIGPIAKPAAVVVVPDVPKTRSGKIMRRLLTQLFEGTPLGDTTSLQNEPCIADIADVCEARRRGVSQ comes from the coding sequence ATGGGCCTGAGCACAACACTGCAGGAAACACTCGAAGAAGCACTGCAGGATGTGAAGAGCTCGGCGGCGGACCCAACCACCGAAACCGAGCGGATCGCGTTCTGGGAAGCCGCCGCCCGGCGGTTGCAGTGGGAGCAGCCCTGGCACACGGCGCATACGTTTACCCCGCCGCAGCGGCTGAGCGGACCGGAGATCCCGGAGCCCGAGGCCGAGTACAGCATCCCTGCCATCGAATGGTTTGCCGGCGGAACCCTGAACGTGGCGGTGAACTGCGTGGACCGCCACGTTGCCGCCGGCCGCGGGGACAAGGTGGCCCTGCACTTCGAGGGCGAGCCCGGCGACCGGCGCACGGTCACCTACGCGGATCTGCAGCGCGAGGTCTCCCGCGCCGCCAACGCACTGCTGAACCTGGGCATCGGCAAAGGTGACCGCGTGGTCATCTACCTGCCGGTCATCGTGGAAACCATCGTCATCACGCTGGCGTGTGCCCGGATCGGCGCCGTCCATTCCCTCGTGTTTGGCGGCTTTTCCGCCGAGGCCCTGAAATTCCGGGTCGAGGACGCCGGCGCCAAGCTGCTGGTCACCACCGACGGCCAGTTCCGCCGCGGCGCCGCCGTGCCGGTGAAGGACAATGCCGATGCAGCCGTGTCCGGGGCCAACGCCGTCGAACACGTTCTGGTGGTCCGCCGCACGGGCTGCGACATCGCCTGGACCGAAGGCCGCGACCTCTGGTGGCACGAGACCGTGGACACCGCCTCCAACATCCACGAACCCGAGGCGTTCGACGCCGAAACACCGTTGTTCATCATGTACACGTCCGGAACCACCGGACGTCCCAAAGGCCTCGTGCACACCATGGGCGGTTACCTGACCCAGGCGTCCTGGAGCTACGAGTTCCTTTTCGCCAACCCGGACGAACGTGCACGGGAAGCGGACGTCCACTGGTGCACCGCGGATCTGGCCTGGGTCACCGCGCACACCTACGAGATCTACGGGCCGCTCTCCAACGGCGTCACCCAGGTGATCTTCGAGGGCACCCCGAACACCCCGCATCCGGGACGGCATTTCGAGATCATCGAGCGCTACAAGGTGACCAGTTATTACACCGCTCCCACCCTGGTCCGGTCGCTGATGGGCTGGTTCCCCGACGGCGTCCCGGACACCTGGGACTTGTCCTCCATCCGCCTGCTCGGCACCGTGGGCGAGGCCGTGAATCCCGAGGCGTGGCGGTGGATGCGCGGGCAGCTCGGCCGCGGCGAAGTTCCCGTGATCGACACCTGGTGGCAGTCCGAAACCGGCGCCACCATCCTCTCCCCGCGTCCCACCGACACCGGCTTCAAGCCCGGCTGCGCCTCCCGTGCCCTGCCCGGGGTATCCACCCGGATTGTGGATGACGCCGGAAACCCGGTTCCCCCGCACACCCAGGGGTTCATCGTGGTGGACAAAACCGGCCCGGCCATGGCCCGCACCGTCTGGGGCGATCCGCAGCGTTACTTGGCGTCCTACTGGCGGCAGTACGCACGGCAGGGCTGGTTCCTCGCCGGTGACGGCGCCAAGTACGACGACGACGGCGACACCTGGATCCTGGGCCGCACCGACGACGTCCTCAACGTCTCCGGACACCGGCTGTCCACGATTGAAATCGAGTCCGCGCTGGTGTCCCATCCCTGGGTCACCGAAGCCGGGGTCTGCCCGGTTGCGGATCCGAAGACCGGGCATGCCATTGCCGCGTTCGTCGTGCTGTCCTCCGCTGCACCCGCCGCGGGCACCGAAGCGGGCACCAAAGCGGGCACCAAAGCGGGCACCAAACCGGATTCGGATTTCACCCAGCGGGTCACGGCTGAGCTCCGGGCACACGTTGCCCGGCAGATCGGGCCGATCGCCAAGCCGGCCGCCGTCGTCGTGGTTCCTGATGTTCCCAAGACGCGGTCCGGGAAGATCATGCGCCGCCTGCTGACGCAGCTGTTCGAGGGCACGCCACTGGGCGACACCACCAGCCTGCAGAATGAACCGTGCATCGCGGACATCGCGGATGTGTGTGAAGCGCGCCGCCGCGGGGTTTCTCAGTGA
- a CDS encoding ABC transporter permease, producing the protein MSSALKTPASASAGAGNTAPADTILASRWTRAGLGLVVPVLVLAAWQISTAAGIFSPVQLPSPSAVYTAAADLIGRGQLGNHVAISTQRVLIGFAAGGLLGLALGAVLGLSRLADILLGPMIGALRAVPSLAWVPLLILWLKIGEDSKITLIAIGAFFPVFTTVSLALRHVDRNLVEAARAFGLNGLKLLTTVQLPAVVPAVFSGLRLALAQSWLFLVAAELIASSMGLGFLLTDSQNNGRTDRLLLAIILLAVIGKITDALLGLAEKKAVAKWA; encoded by the coding sequence GTGAGTTCGGCCCTGAAGACCCCGGCATCCGCGAGCGCCGGTGCCGGGAATACAGCGCCGGCCGACACCATCCTGGCCAGCCGCTGGACCCGCGCGGGCCTGGGCCTGGTGGTTCCCGTCCTGGTACTGGCCGCCTGGCAGATCAGCACAGCCGCCGGTATCTTCAGCCCGGTCCAGCTGCCCTCGCCGTCGGCCGTCTACACCGCGGCAGCTGACCTGATCGGCCGCGGCCAGCTGGGCAACCACGTGGCCATCTCCACCCAGCGGGTGCTCATCGGTTTCGCCGCCGGCGGGCTGCTGGGCCTGGCCCTGGGCGCCGTGCTGGGGCTGTCCCGCCTGGCCGACATCCTGCTGGGTCCGATGATCGGCGCACTGCGTGCCGTGCCGTCGCTGGCCTGGGTCCCCCTGCTGATCCTGTGGCTGAAGATCGGCGAGGACTCCAAAATCACGCTGATTGCGATCGGTGCCTTCTTCCCGGTGTTCACCACCGTGTCACTGGCCCTGCGCCACGTGGACCGGAACCTGGTGGAGGCCGCCCGCGCCTTCGGACTCAACGGGCTGAAACTCCTGACCACGGTGCAGCTGCCCGCCGTCGTTCCGGCGGTATTCTCCGGGCTGCGGCTGGCGCTGGCACAGTCCTGGCTGTTCCTCGTGGCCGCGGAACTCATCGCCTCTTCCATGGGGCTGGGCTTCCTGCTGACCGATTCGCAAAACAACGGGCGCACCGACCGGCTGCTGCTGGCCATCATCCTGCTGGCGGTGATCGGCAAGATTACCGACGCCCTGCTGGGACTGGCCGAAAAGAAGGCGGTGGCCAAATGGGCCTGA
- a CDS encoding aliphatic sulfonate ABC transporter substrate-binding protein codes for MNSRSLSSPSASRTALKALAAAAAAASLLLTGCVAGEDSDAAADAGAADGGTLTLDFATYNPLSLIIKDQGWLESALADDGVTVEWVQSAGSNKANENLRSGAIDVGSTAGSAALLHRANGSPIKAIDIFSQPEWAALAVGADSDITSVADLKGKSVAATKGTDPYFFLVQALDEAGLSLDDVTVEQLQHADGRSALENGSVDAWAGLDPIMAGAEQNGARLIHRNLDFNTYGILAANESFLEEDPELAQAVVNAYEKARAWAAENPEETAQILAEVAGLDLAVAQTVVLERSNLDVDPAPGEAQRSVLEKIGPTLVETGDVASQDAVDKALDGLFDDSFVKSADPESISDAQ; via the coding sequence ATGAACAGCCGTTCCCTCAGTTCCCCCTCAGCTTCCCGCACCGCGCTCAAGGCCCTGGCCGCAGCCGCCGCCGCAGCTTCCCTGCTGCTGACCGGTTGCGTGGCAGGCGAGGATTCCGATGCCGCCGCCGACGCCGGCGCGGCCGACGGCGGAACCCTCACCCTCGACTTCGCCACCTACAACCCGCTCAGCCTGATCATCAAGGACCAGGGCTGGCTGGAATCCGCCCTCGCCGACGACGGCGTCACGGTGGAGTGGGTGCAGTCGGCCGGCTCCAACAAGGCCAATGAAAACCTGCGCTCCGGGGCGATCGACGTCGGTTCCACCGCAGGCTCCGCAGCACTGCTGCACCGCGCCAACGGATCCCCGATCAAGGCCATCGACATTTTCTCCCAGCCGGAATGGGCGGCCCTGGCGGTGGGCGCCGACTCGGACATCACCTCCGTGGCGGACCTCAAGGGCAAGTCCGTGGCGGCCACCAAGGGCACCGACCCCTACTTCTTCCTGGTCCAGGCCCTGGACGAAGCCGGACTGAGCCTGGACGACGTCACCGTGGAACAGCTGCAGCACGCAGACGGCCGGAGCGCCCTGGAAAACGGATCAGTGGATGCGTGGGCAGGGCTGGACCCGATCATGGCGGGTGCCGAACAAAACGGTGCCCGGTTGATCCACCGCAACCTGGACTTCAACACCTACGGCATCCTTGCCGCCAACGAATCCTTCCTGGAAGAGGATCCGGAACTCGCCCAGGCGGTGGTCAACGCCTATGAGAAGGCCCGCGCGTGGGCTGCTGAAAACCCGGAGGAAACGGCGCAGATCCTGGCCGAGGTTGCCGGCCTGGACCTGGCGGTGGCCCAGACCGTGGTGCTGGAACGCAGCAATCTGGACGTGGACCCCGCCCCGGGTGAGGCCCAGCGCAGCGTGCTTGAGAAAATCGGCCCCACACTGGTGGAAACCGGGGACGTCGCGAGCCAGGATGCCGTGGACAAGGCACTGGACGGCCTGTTCGATGACTCCTTCGTGAAGTCCGCTGATCCCGAGTCCATTTCGGATGCACAGTGA
- a CDS encoding ABC transporter ATP-binding protein, translating into MTALASQSPAAAPPQTRAAGSALPVAFSSLGRAFGSGGETHQVLRDITFDVHAGEVLAILGSSGCGKSTLLRAAAGLDAPTSGEVRINGTPVRGIDDRCAVAFQEPRLLPWQTLQANIAMGLPKGISAKNGKAKVAELLELVELAAFAKHRPRAVSGGMAQRASLARALARTPGVLLLDEPFGALDALTRLKMQDLLLAVHRATPTTVLLVTHDVDEALQLADRIIVLGREPGASGATITDTITVPGPRPRNRASAELARMRGELLARLGVDRH; encoded by the coding sequence ATGACCGCTCTGGCTTCACAGTCCCCTGCCGCCGCGCCGCCCCAAACGCGCGCCGCCGGCTCCGCCCTTCCCGTTGCCTTTTCCTCCCTCGGCCGCGCATTCGGCTCCGGCGGTGAAACCCACCAGGTGCTGCGGGACATCACCTTTGACGTACATGCCGGCGAAGTCCTGGCCATCCTGGGCTCCAGCGGCTGCGGAAAGTCCACGCTCCTGCGGGCCGCAGCCGGCCTGGACGCTCCAACCAGCGGGGAAGTCCGGATCAACGGAACACCCGTGCGCGGCATTGATGACCGGTGCGCCGTCGCGTTCCAGGAACCGCGGCTGCTGCCCTGGCAAACCCTGCAGGCCAACATCGCCATGGGCCTGCCCAAGGGCATCAGCGCCAAGAACGGCAAGGCCAAGGTGGCCGAACTGCTGGAGCTGGTGGAACTGGCCGCCTTCGCCAAACACCGTCCCCGGGCAGTTTCCGGCGGCATGGCGCAGCGCGCTTCTCTTGCCCGGGCCCTTGCCCGCACGCCCGGCGTGCTCCTGCTGGATGAACCGTTCGGTGCACTGGATGCCCTGACCCGACTGAAGATGCAGGACCTGCTGCTCGCGGTTCACCGGGCCACCCCCACCACGGTGCTGCTGGTAACCCACGACGTGGACGAAGCCCTCCAGCTGGCGGACCGCATCATCGTCCTGGGCAGGGAGCCCGGTGCTTCCGGAGCCACCATTACAGACACCATCACCGTGCCCGGCCCGCGCCCGCGGAACCGCGCCTCGGCCGAGCTGGCCCGAATGCGCGGCGAGCTCCTGGCCCGCCTCGGCGTCGACCGCCACTAG